In one window of Tubulanus polymorphus chromosome 3, tnTubPoly1.2, whole genome shotgun sequence DNA:
- the LOC141901989 gene encoding charged multivesicular body protein 1a-like isoform X2, which yields MKFAVKQLEKFSRKCEKEQKVQQGKVKKSIQEKNVEAARIYAENAIRKKNESLNYLRMAARVDAVVSRVQTAQTMKTVMKNAESVSKSLNKALKSMDLEKVQAVMDKFEKQFGDLDVTVSTVEDTIGNATTLSTPQDQVESLIKQVADENGLEVMDQLSGIQPGSSTLESEAGAASVSRKKEDDLSRRLAALRQ from the exons ATGAAG TTTGCTGTTAAACAGCTAGAgaaattttcaagaaaatgtGAAAAGGAACAAAAGGTCCAACAAGGAAAAGTCAAAAAG TCTATTCAAGAAAAGAATGTGGAGGCCGCCCGAATCTATGCCGAAAACGCCATACGCAAAAAGAACGAGAGTTTGAATTATCTGCGTATGGCTGCAAGAGTGGATGCAGTTGTATCTCGTGTACAGACAGCTCAAACAATGAAAACt GTtatgaaaaatgcagaatccgtgtcaaaatcattaaataaagcaTTGAAATCTATGGATCTTGAAAAG GTGCAAGCCGTTAtggataaatttgaaaaacaattCGGAGATCTTGATGTTACAGTGTCT ACTGTTGAAGACACAATAGGCAATGCTACAACATTGTCCACTCCTCAAGATCAAGTTGAGTCATTGATCAAACAAGTTGCTGACGAAAATGGTTTAGAAGTTATGGACCAACTTAGCGGTATCCAACCAGGATCTTCCACATTGGAAAGTGAGGCAGGAGCTGCTTCTGTATCTAGAAAGAAAGAAGACGATCTTTCGAGAAG attaGCGGCTTTACGGCAATGA
- the LOC141902318 gene encoding uncharacterized protein LOC141902318 isoform X1: protein MKNSSPRNGGVMLRNGLSMWVLFIAVCIQFTTLVSGIRPPRTHGLRAVTGHRKHCEPLTMSMCLDESDIKYNWTVFPNRIGHRRQSEAAIHIREWSRPIYVSCSDILRTFICMAFAPQCGPNGERLDPCQSLCRLAEKGCIPLLRLYGKSWPIYLSCDSFPEDGKETCMGKNSEVIRPGSGNTQITDNVYPPVQGCTTGIDIEDEFSGVQFHRSFAGSRVAIGKITTNNVYPHNLTFDFRTRSSESQLLMLLTNRKPHHDDFIPRHSRGSNIPDFFAIYISNWGFPRITCSFRCGRMSGVMVHYQRLDKNNWHKVTFNAETSYVSYDEYSNALQCGMPDVCREDLKYMYMGGMPERFLPKSLLKEMLPARTLRGCIRKLRFNGRQQSVSARYIAVSSCC, encoded by the exons ATGAAGAATTCTTCTCCGCGGAATGGTGGTGTTATGCTTCGAAACGGCCTGTCCATGTGGGTACTTTTCATTGCGGTTTGTATTCAGTTCACTACCTTAGTTTCTGGTATAAGACCGCCCAGAACCCACGGATTGCGAGCTGTTACCGGACACCGCAAACATTGCGAACCGTTGACAATGAGTATGTGCCTTGACGAGTCTGATATCAAATACAACTGGACTGTATTCCCGAATCGGATCGGGCATCGTCGCCAATCCGAAGCTGCAATCCATATTCGCGAATGGAGCCGACCTATTTATGTCAGTTGTTCGGACATTTTGAGGACGTTTATATGCATGGCGTTTGCCCCGCAATGTGGACCGAATGGGGAACGTTTGGACCCGTGCCAGTCTCTGTGTAGGCTTGCGGAAAAAGGTTGTATTCCGCTTTTGCGGTTATACGGAAAAAGCTGGCCTATCTATCTATCGTGCGATAGTTTTCCCGAGGACGGGAAAGAGACTTGCATGGGTAAAAACAGCGAAGTTATCCGCCCTGGAAGCGGAAATACACAAATTACCGATAATGTGTACCCACCGGTGCAAGGATGTACG ACTGGTATCGACATTGAAGATGAATTCAGCGGAGTGCAGTTCCACCGAAGTTTTGCGGGTAGTCGTGTGGCAATTGGAAAGATTACGACGAATAATGT TTACCCCCACAATCTAACATTCGACTTTAGAACAAGGTCCAGCGAATCTCAACTACTAATGTTACTGACGAATAGGAAACCGCATCACGATGATTTCATTCCACGACATTCTAGAGGTTCGAACATTCCCGACTTTTTTGCCATCTACATATCGAACTGGGGCTTTCCACGCATAACGTGTAGTTTCCGGTGTGGTAGAATGTCCGGAGTTATGGTGCATTACCAGCGACTTGACAAAAACAACTGGCACAAA GTAACGTTCAACGCAGAAACATCATACGTATCATACGATGAATACAGTAATGCGTTGCAATGCGGCATGCCAGACGTTTGTCGGGAGGATTtgaagtacatgtacatggGAGGTATGCCCGAGCGATTCCTGCCGAAATCACTATTGAAG GAAATGCTACCGGCACGTACGCTAAGGGGCTGTATTCGAAAACTGCGCTTCAACGGACGACAACAGTCGGTATCGGCGCGGTACATTGCAGTGTCAAGCTGCTGTTGA
- the LOC141902318 gene encoding uncharacterized protein LOC141902318 isoform X2, whose translation MYGKLTGIDIEDEFSGVQFHRSFAGSRVAIGKITTNNVYPHNLTFDFRTRSSESQLLMLLTNRKPHHDDFIPRHSRGSNIPDFFAIYISNWGFPRITCSFRCGRMSGVMVHYQRLDKNNWHKVTFNAETSYVSYDEYSNALQCGMPDVCREDLKYMYMGGMPERFLPKSLLKEMLPARTLRGCIRKLRFNGRQQSVSARYIAVSSCC comes from the exons ATGTACGGTAAGTTG ACTGGTATCGACATTGAAGATGAATTCAGCGGAGTGCAGTTCCACCGAAGTTTTGCGGGTAGTCGTGTGGCAATTGGAAAGATTACGACGAATAATGT TTACCCCCACAATCTAACATTCGACTTTAGAACAAGGTCCAGCGAATCTCAACTACTAATGTTACTGACGAATAGGAAACCGCATCACGATGATTTCATTCCACGACATTCTAGAGGTTCGAACATTCCCGACTTTTTTGCCATCTACATATCGAACTGGGGCTTTCCACGCATAACGTGTAGTTTCCGGTGTGGTAGAATGTCCGGAGTTATGGTGCATTACCAGCGACTTGACAAAAACAACTGGCACAAA GTAACGTTCAACGCAGAAACATCATACGTATCATACGATGAATACAGTAATGCGTTGCAATGCGGCATGCCAGACGTTTGTCGGGAGGATTtgaagtacatgtacatggGAGGTATGCCCGAGCGATTCCTGCCGAAATCACTATTGAAG GAAATGCTACCGGCACGTACGCTAAGGGGCTGTATTCGAAAACTGCGCTTCAACGGACGACAACAGTCGGTATCGGCGCGGTACATTGCAGTGTCAAGCTGCTGTTGA
- the LOC141901989 gene encoding charged multivesicular body protein 1a-like isoform X1, which produces MDESLFNMKFAVKQLEKFSRKCEKEQKVQQGKVKKSIQEKNVEAARIYAENAIRKKNESLNYLRMAARVDAVVSRVQTAQTMKTVMKNAESVSKSLNKALKSMDLEKVQAVMDKFEKQFGDLDVTVSTVEDTIGNATTLSTPQDQVESLIKQVADENGLEVMDQLSGIQPGSSTLESEAGAASVSRKKEDDLSRRLAALRQ; this is translated from the exons ATGGACG AATCACTCTTCAATATGAAG TTTGCTGTTAAACAGCTAGAgaaattttcaagaaaatgtGAAAAGGAACAAAAGGTCCAACAAGGAAAAGTCAAAAAG TCTATTCAAGAAAAGAATGTGGAGGCCGCCCGAATCTATGCCGAAAACGCCATACGCAAAAAGAACGAGAGTTTGAATTATCTGCGTATGGCTGCAAGAGTGGATGCAGTTGTATCTCGTGTACAGACAGCTCAAACAATGAAAACt GTtatgaaaaatgcagaatccgtgtcaaaatcattaaataaagcaTTGAAATCTATGGATCTTGAAAAG GTGCAAGCCGTTAtggataaatttgaaaaacaattCGGAGATCTTGATGTTACAGTGTCT ACTGTTGAAGACACAATAGGCAATGCTACAACATTGTCCACTCCTCAAGATCAAGTTGAGTCATTGATCAAACAAGTTGCTGACGAAAATGGTTTAGAAGTTATGGACCAACTTAGCGGTATCCAACCAGGATCTTCCACATTGGAAAGTGAGGCAGGAGCTGCTTCTGTATCTAGAAAGAAAGAAGACGATCTTTCGAGAAG attaGCGGCTTTACGGCAATGA